A genomic segment from Ignavibacteriales bacterium encodes:
- a CDS encoding sensor histidine kinase — MIQIALSNIISNAIKYNNMDGLVEITIEKDKNDLVIKVCDDGMGIPKEELDKIFTDFLEPAI; from the coding sequence TTGATTCAGATTGCGTTATCAAACATAATTAGTAATGCAATTAAGTATAATAATATGGATGGCCTGGTTGAGATAACTATTGAAAAAGATAAAAATGATTTAGTGATAAAAGTTTGTGATGACGGTATGGGAATTCCTAAAGAAGAACTTGACAAGATATTTACTGATTTTTTAGAGCCAGCAATATAA